A region of Streptomyces deccanensis DNA encodes the following proteins:
- a CDS encoding NADAR family protein, translated as MEKIDSWDTLTEAVRAGARVKYLHFWGHRPLPDGRIGASCLSQWWPSPFTVDGVEYATAEHWMMASKARLFGDPEAERKAVAASSPAQAKKVGRLVRGFDDALWQRERFGVVVEGSVHKFAAHADLRAFLLGTGGRVLVEASPVDRIWGIGLAADDERAMDPARWRGPNLLGFALMAARERLAGGGAVRG; from the coding sequence ATGGAGAAGATCGATTCTTGGGACACGCTGACGGAAGCGGTCCGCGCGGGGGCGAGGGTCAAGTACCTGCACTTCTGGGGTCACCGTCCCCTGCCGGACGGCCGGATCGGCGCGAGTTGTCTGAGCCAGTGGTGGCCGTCGCCGTTCACGGTGGACGGCGTGGAGTACGCGACGGCGGAGCACTGGATGATGGCCTCGAAGGCCCGTCTCTTCGGGGATCCGGAAGCGGAGCGCAAGGCGGTGGCCGCGTCGAGCCCCGCGCAGGCCAAGAAGGTCGGACGGCTGGTGCGCGGCTTCGACGACGCCCTGTGGCAGCGGGAGCGCTTCGGCGTCGTCGTCGAGGGCAGCGTCCACAAGTTCGCCGCCCACGCCGACCTGCGGGCGTTCCTGCTGGGCACGGGCGGCCGCGTGCTCGTCGAGGCCAGCCCCGTCGACCGGATCTGGGGCATCGGCCTCGCGGCGGACGACGAGCGCGCGATGGACCCCGCGCGGTGGCGGGGCCCCAATCTGTTGGGGTTCGCGCTGATGGCGGCGCGGGAGCGACTGGCCGGCGGGGGCGCCGTCCGGGGGTGA
- a CDS encoding gamma-aminobutyraldehyde dehydrogenase — MQNPGTATPDRFPAQDRFAVGAQFIAGRPTKGTSGRTHTVVDPATGDDVLTYELAGRDDVDAAVAAAGAAFPGWAATTPGERSDALHRFAAVLADRAEEFARAESLQCGKPLKLTREFDVPGTIDNTAFFAGAARHLQGQSAGEYSGDHTSYVRREPIGVVGSVAPWNYPLQMAAWKILPAIAAGNTIVLKPAELTPLTSLLFAQAATDAGIPDGVINIVTGTGREAGEHLVGHPDVVMTSFTGSTAVGKRVAEVATATVKRIHLELGGKAPFVVFDDADLEAAVHGAVAGSLINTGQDCTAATRAYVQRPLYEEFVARTAALMETVRLGDPFAPGTDLGPLISHAQRDRVAGFVERARAYARVVTGGEAPGGELESGAFYRPTLIADAAQDSEIVQAEIFGPVLVVLPFDSDDEGIRLANDTPYGLAASAWSRDVYRTGRATREIKAGCVWVNDHIPIISEMPHGGYKASGFGKDMSTYSFEEYTQIKHVMFDNTAIARKDWHRTIFGDR; from the coding sequence ATGCAGAACCCGGGCACCGCCACCCCGGACCGATTCCCCGCACAGGACCGCTTCGCGGTCGGCGCGCAGTTCATCGCCGGCCGCCCGACCAAGGGAACATCGGGCCGCACCCACACGGTCGTCGACCCCGCGACCGGCGACGACGTCCTCACCTACGAGCTGGCCGGCCGCGACGACGTGGACGCGGCCGTCGCCGCCGCAGGCGCGGCGTTCCCCGGCTGGGCGGCCACCACGCCCGGCGAGCGGTCGGACGCGCTGCACCGTTTCGCCGCGGTCCTGGCCGACCGGGCGGAGGAGTTCGCGCGGGCCGAGTCCCTGCAGTGCGGCAAGCCGCTCAAACTGACGCGCGAGTTCGACGTACCCGGCACCATCGACAACACCGCTTTCTTCGCGGGTGCCGCCCGCCACCTCCAGGGCCAGTCGGCCGGCGAGTACTCCGGGGACCACACCTCGTACGTACGCCGGGAGCCCATCGGGGTCGTCGGGTCCGTCGCGCCCTGGAACTACCCGCTCCAGATGGCCGCGTGGAAGATCCTCCCGGCGATCGCCGCGGGCAACACGATCGTCCTGAAGCCCGCCGAGCTGACCCCGCTCACCTCGCTGCTCTTCGCGCAGGCCGCCACGGACGCCGGCATCCCCGACGGTGTGATCAACATCGTCACCGGCACCGGCAGGGAGGCCGGTGAACACCTCGTCGGCCATCCCGATGTGGTCATGACCTCCTTCACCGGGTCCACGGCCGTCGGCAAGCGCGTCGCCGAGGTCGCCACCGCCACCGTCAAGCGCATCCATCTGGAGCTCGGCGGCAAGGCACCGTTCGTGGTCTTCGACGACGCCGACCTGGAGGCCGCCGTCCACGGCGCGGTCGCGGGCTCCCTCATCAACACCGGCCAGGACTGCACGGCCGCCACGCGCGCGTACGTGCAGCGGCCCCTGTACGAGGAGTTCGTCGCGCGGACGGCCGCCCTGATGGAGACCGTCCGGCTCGGCGACCCCTTCGCCCCGGGCACCGACCTGGGCCCGCTGATCTCGCACGCGCAGCGCGACCGGGTCGCCGGGTTCGTCGAGCGGGCACGCGCGTACGCGCGCGTGGTCACCGGTGGTGAGGCGCCCGGGGGCGAGTTGGAGAGCGGCGCTTTCTATCGGCCCACGCTGATCGCGGACGCCGCGCAGGACAGCGAGATCGTCCAGGCGGAGATCTTCGGCCCGGTGCTCGTGGTCCTGCCGTTCGACAGCGACGACGAGGGCATCCGCCTCGCGAACGACACCCCGTACGGCCTCGCCGCCTCCGCCTGGAGCCGGGACGTCTACCGGACGGGCCGTGCCACCCGGGAGATCAAGGCCGGGTGCGTGTGGGTCAACGACCACATCCCGATCATCAGCGAGATGCCGCACGGCGGCTACAAGGCCTCCGGCTTCGGCAAGGACATGTCCACGTACTCGTTCGAGGAGTACACCCAGATCAAGCACGTCATGTTCGACAATACGGCGATCGCCAGGAAGGACTGGCACCGCACGATCTTCGGGGACCGCTAG
- a CDS encoding polyamine ABC transporter substrate-binding protein: MEQYEPDRLSPAQVAAVRRSLTHGRAALSRRSLLRAGTGGALAVGGLGALSACGIPAAKSTSGGSSEDHSAKEKEVNFSNWTEYMDVDDSGKRHPSLDQFTRRTGIKVKYTEDINDNVDFFGKIKPQLAAGQDTGRDLICVTDWLAARLIRFGWVQKLDASNLPHAFTNLSQQFRDPDWDPGRAYSYPWQGISTVIAFNRKALDGEEVRSVSDMLDNPKLKGRVGFLSEMRDSVGMTLLDMGKDPAKFSDDDYDAAIARLQKAVDKGQIRRFTGNDYTSDLTKGDFAACIAWAGDVVQLKADSPDVDFVIPDSGYMTSTDNLLIPNKARHKTNAERLIDYYYEPKPAAELAAYINYVCPVDGVRAELAKIDQDAANNPLIIPDAAMAAKSHAFRSLSQKEETAYEEKFAKLTGA, encoded by the coding sequence ATGGAGCAGTACGAGCCCGACCGCCTCTCACCGGCCCAGGTGGCCGCCGTGCGGCGCAGCCTCACCCACGGCAGGGCCGCGCTCAGCCGCCGTTCACTGCTGCGCGCCGGAACGGGCGGCGCACTCGCGGTCGGCGGGCTCGGGGCGCTCAGCGCCTGCGGCATCCCCGCGGCCAAGAGCACCTCGGGCGGCTCGTCCGAGGACCACTCGGCCAAGGAGAAGGAGGTCAACTTCTCCAACTGGACCGAGTACATGGACGTCGACGACAGCGGCAAGCGCCATCCCAGCCTGGACCAGTTCACCCGCCGCACCGGCATCAAGGTCAAGTACACCGAGGACATCAACGACAACGTCGACTTCTTCGGCAAGATCAAGCCGCAGCTCGCCGCCGGCCAGGACACCGGACGCGACCTCATCTGCGTCACCGACTGGCTCGCCGCCCGGCTGATCCGCTTCGGATGGGTGCAGAAACTGGACGCGTCCAACCTGCCGCACGCCTTCACGAACCTCTCCCAGCAGTTCCGCGACCCGGACTGGGACCCGGGGCGGGCCTACTCGTATCCCTGGCAGGGCATCTCGACCGTCATCGCCTTCAACCGCAAGGCCCTGGACGGCGAGGAGGTGAGGTCCGTCTCCGACATGCTCGACAACCCCAAGCTCAAGGGGCGCGTCGGCTTCCTCTCCGAGATGCGCGACAGCGTCGGGATGACCCTGCTCGACATGGGCAAGGACCCGGCGAAGTTCTCCGACGACGACTACGACGCGGCGATCGCCCGCCTCCAGAAGGCCGTGGACAAGGGCCAGATACGCCGCTTCACCGGCAACGACTACACCTCGGACCTCACCAAGGGCGACTTCGCGGCCTGTATCGCCTGGGCCGGTGACGTCGTCCAGCTCAAGGCCGACAGCCCCGACGTCGACTTCGTCATCCCCGACAGCGGCTACATGACCTCGACCGACAACCTGCTGATCCCGAACAAGGCCCGGCACAAGACCAACGCCGAACGGCTCATCGACTACTACTACGAGCCGAAGCCGGCCGCCGAACTCGCCGCGTACATCAACTACGTGTGCCCGGTCGACGGTGTGCGGGCGGAGCTGGCCAAGATCGACCAGGACGCGGCGAACAACCCGCTGATCATTCCCGACGCGGCCATGGCAGCCAAGTCCCACGCCTTCCGCTCCCTCAGCCAGAAGGAAGAGACGGCGTACGAAGAGAAGTTCGCGAAGCTGACAGGGGCGTGA
- a CDS encoding ABC transporter ATP-binding protein gives MTSKKTTEHGSGDVRLSGIGKTYGSFTAVHPLDLTVPEGSFFALLGASGCGKTTTLRMIAGLEEPSCGSVRLGDQDVTNLPPYKRPVNTVFQSYALFPHLDIFENVAFGLRRRGIKSVKKQVEEMLELVQLGEQARKKPHQLSGGQQQRVAVARALINHPKVLLLDEPLGALDLKLRRQMQLELKRIQTEVGITFIHVTHDQEEAMTMADTVAVMNGGRVEQLGSPTDLYENPRTTFVANFLGTSNLIEAEVDSTSGEEIVVKAGDSKLVLPEARCSAPTRTGGKVLVGVRPEKITLTHADDAGEIPVGRNRVTGRIAATSFIGVSTQYVIDGSVCPEFEVYAQNIDRDTRLVPGADVVLHWSPAHTFGLDAAQDIDAGVDEGAAV, from the coding sequence ATGACCAGCAAGAAGACGACGGAGCACGGCAGCGGTGACGTCCGCCTCTCCGGCATCGGCAAGACCTACGGCTCCTTCACCGCCGTGCACCCGCTCGACCTGACCGTGCCGGAAGGTTCCTTCTTCGCCCTGCTCGGCGCCTCCGGCTGCGGCAAGACCACCACCCTGCGCATGATCGCCGGCCTGGAGGAACCTTCCTGCGGAAGCGTCCGGCTCGGCGACCAGGACGTGACGAACCTGCCCCCGTACAAGCGGCCGGTGAACACCGTCTTCCAGTCGTACGCCCTCTTCCCGCACCTCGACATCTTCGAGAACGTCGCCTTCGGCCTGCGCCGGCGCGGCATCAAGAGCGTGAAGAAGCAGGTCGAGGAGATGCTGGAACTGGTGCAGCTCGGCGAGCAGGCCCGCAAGAAGCCGCACCAGCTCTCCGGCGGCCAGCAGCAGCGCGTCGCCGTCGCCCGCGCCCTCATCAACCACCCCAAGGTGCTCCTCCTCGACGAGCCGCTCGGCGCCCTCGACCTCAAGCTGCGCCGCCAGATGCAGCTGGAGCTCAAGCGCATCCAGACCGAGGTCGGCATCACCTTCATCCATGTCACGCACGACCAGGAGGAGGCCATGACCATGGCCGACACGGTCGCCGTGATGAACGGCGGCCGCGTCGAGCAACTCGGCTCGCCCACCGATCTGTACGAGAACCCGCGGACCACGTTCGTCGCCAACTTCCTCGGCACCTCCAACCTCATAGAGGCCGAGGTCGACTCCACGAGCGGCGAGGAGATCGTCGTGAAGGCGGGTGACAGCAAGCTCGTCCTGCCCGAGGCGCGATGTTCCGCGCCCACCCGGACCGGCGGCAAGGTCCTCGTCGGCGTACGCCCCGAGAAGATCACCCTCACCCACGCGGACGACGCCGGGGAGATCCCGGTCGGCCGCAACCGCGTCACCGGCCGGATCGCCGCGACCAGCTTCATCGGCGTCTCGACGCAGTACGTGATCGACGGCTCGGTCTGCCCCGAGTTCGAGGTCTACGCGCAGAACATCGACCGCGACACCCGGCTCGTCCCCGGCGCCGACGTCGTCCTGCACTGGAGCCCCGCGCACACGTTCGGCCTGGACGCCGCCCAGGACATCGACGCGGGCGTGGACGAGGGGGCGGCCGTCTGA
- a CDS encoding ABC transporter permease, whose protein sequence is MSTGTLTEAEAPPPPPLAPVPATGKPPRKRGRWTPYLLLAPGLIWLLVFFAMPMVYQASTSVQTGSLEEGYQVTWHFATYWDALSEYYPQALRSVLYAGTATVLCLLLGYPLAYLIAFRAGRWRNLILILVIAPFFTSFLIRTLAWKTILSDGGPVVGALNTLHVLDVTSWLGLTAGDRVLATPLAVVCGLTYNFLPFMILPLYTSLERIDGRLHEAAGDLYAKPFTTFRKVTFPLSMPGVVSGTLLTFIPASGDYVNAELLGSTNTQMIGNVIQSQFLRILDYPTAAALSFILMAAILLMVTVYIRKSGTEDLV, encoded by the coding sequence ATGTCGACCGGAACCCTCACCGAGGCCGAGGCACCACCGCCCCCACCCCTCGCACCCGTCCCGGCCACCGGCAAGCCGCCCCGCAAGAGGGGCCGCTGGACGCCGTACCTGCTGCTCGCGCCCGGTCTGATCTGGCTGCTGGTCTTCTTCGCGATGCCGATGGTCTACCAGGCCTCCACGTCCGTGCAGACGGGCTCCCTGGAGGAGGGCTACCAGGTCACCTGGCACTTCGCGACGTACTGGGACGCGCTGAGCGAGTACTACCCGCAAGCCCTGCGCTCGGTGCTCTACGCGGGCACGGCGACGGTCCTGTGCCTGCTGCTCGGCTATCCGCTGGCGTACCTGATCGCCTTCCGGGCCGGCCGCTGGCGCAATCTGATCCTGATCCTGGTGATCGCGCCCTTCTTCACCAGCTTCCTGATCCGCACCCTCGCCTGGAAGACGATCCTGTCGGACGGCGGCCCGGTCGTCGGCGCCCTCAACACGCTGCACGTCCTGGACGTCACCAGCTGGCTCGGCCTCACCGCCGGGGACCGCGTGCTCGCCACACCGCTCGCCGTGGTCTGCGGCCTCACGTACAACTTCCTGCCGTTCATGATCCTGCCGCTCTACACCTCCCTCGAACGCATCGACGGACGGCTGCACGAGGCGGCCGGCGACCTGTACGCCAAGCCGTTCACCACCTTCCGCAAGGTCACCTTCCCGCTCTCCATGCCGGGTGTCGTCTCCGGGACCCTGCTGACCTTCATCCCGGCCAGCGGCGACTACGTGAACGCCGAACTCCTCGGCTCCACCAACACCCAGATGATCGGAAACGTCATCCAGAGCCAGTTCCTGCGGATCCTCGACTATCCGACGGCGGCGGCGCTCTCCTTCATCCTCATGGCCGCGATCCTCCTCATGGTCACGGTCTACATCCGTAAGTCCGGGACGGAGGATCTGGTTTAA
- a CDS encoding ABC transporter permease, with translation MAFVNWLKHRLVVIAGLLTLGYLLLPNIVVTVFSFNQPKGRFNYEWQEFSTAAWTDPCGVADLCGSLSLSLQLAAWATLGATVLGTLIAFALVRYRFRARGAVNSLIFLPMAMPEVVMAASLLTLFLNLGAQLGFWTILIAHIMFCLSFVVVAVKARVMSMDPRLEEAARDLYAGPVQTFVRVTLPIAAPGIVAGALLAFALSFDDFIITNFNAGSTVTFPMFVWGSAQRGTPVQINVIGTAMFLVAVLFVVAGMAVTHRRKRQKA, from the coding sequence ATGGCCTTCGTCAATTGGCTCAAGCACCGGCTCGTCGTCATCGCGGGACTGCTGACGCTCGGATATCTCCTCCTGCCGAACATCGTCGTCACGGTCTTCTCCTTCAATCAGCCCAAGGGCCGTTTCAACTACGAGTGGCAGGAATTCTCCACCGCCGCCTGGACCGACCCGTGCGGGGTCGCCGACCTGTGCGGCTCGCTCTCGCTCAGCCTCCAACTGGCCGCCTGGGCGACCCTCGGCGCCACCGTCCTCGGCACGTTGATCGCCTTCGCCCTGGTGCGGTACCGCTTCCGCGCGCGCGGCGCCGTCAACTCGCTGATCTTCCTCCCGATGGCGATGCCCGAGGTCGTGATGGCCGCCTCGCTGCTCACCCTGTTCCTCAATCTGGGTGCTCAGCTGGGCTTCTGGACGATCCTCATCGCGCACATCATGTTCTGCCTCAGCTTCGTCGTGGTCGCCGTCAAGGCACGCGTGATGTCGATGGACCCGAGGCTGGAGGAGGCCGCGCGCGATCTCTACGCGGGGCCCGTCCAGACCTTCGTCCGGGTCACCCTGCCGATCGCCGCACCCGGAATCGTGGCGGGCGCGCTGCTCGCCTTCGCGCTCTCCTTCGACGATTTCATCATCACCAATTTCAACGCGGGCTCGACCGTCACCTTCCCCATGTTCGTCTGGGGTTCGGCGCAACGCGGCACACCCGTCCAGATCAATGTCATCGGTACGGCCATGTTCCTCGTCGCCGTACTGTTCGTGGTGGCCGGAATGGCCGTCACCCACCGCAGAAAGCGCCAGAAGGCGTAA
- a CDS encoding NAD(P)/FAD-dependent oxidoreductase, with protein sequence MAPSAMNRWTKSLSDAQPVPYWLEDPGKPHPEPALTGAETCDLLVVGGGYSGLWTALNAKERDPGRDVVLLEGREVGWAASGRNGGFCAASLTHGLANGLARWPDEIHKLEELGARNLDEIEAAVARHGLDCDFERTGEIDVATEPYQAWELRDWYDELARKGLADGIEFLDADAVRDQVASPTFEAGLYDRRGVAMLHPAKLAWGLKRACLHLGVRVYEHTPALNLKAYGTGMAVRTPYGQVRTRQVALGTNIFPSLVRRVRAYTVPVYDYALMTEPLTAEQLASIGWKNRQGLGDSANQFHYFRLSADNRILWGGYDAVYPYGGRVRAEYDDRPETYAKLAGHFFTCFPQLEGVRFTHAWGGAIDTCSRFSAFFGTAHQGRVAYAAGYTGLGVGATRFGADVMLDLLAGERTERTELEMVRKKPLPFPPEPFAWTGIALTKWSLARADSHAGRRNLWLKAMDRLGLGFDS encoded by the coding sequence ATGGCCCCAAGCGCCATGAACCGTTGGACAAAGTCTCTCTCCGACGCACAGCCGGTCCCGTACTGGCTCGAAGACCCGGGCAAGCCCCACCCCGAGCCCGCGCTCACCGGCGCCGAGACCTGCGACCTGTTGGTCGTCGGCGGCGGCTACAGCGGACTGTGGACCGCGCTGAACGCCAAGGAGCGCGACCCGGGACGGGACGTCGTCCTGCTGGAAGGCCGCGAGGTGGGCTGGGCCGCCTCCGGCCGCAACGGCGGCTTCTGCGCCGCCTCGCTCACCCACGGCCTGGCCAACGGCCTCGCCCGCTGGCCGGACGAGATCCACAAGCTGGAGGAACTGGGCGCCCGCAACCTCGACGAGATCGAGGCGGCGGTCGCCCGCCACGGCCTGGACTGCGACTTCGAACGCACCGGCGAGATCGACGTCGCCACCGAGCCGTACCAGGCCTGGGAGCTGCGCGACTGGTACGACGAACTCGCCCGCAAGGGACTCGCCGACGGCATCGAGTTCCTGGACGCCGACGCCGTCCGCGACCAGGTCGCCTCACCCACCTTCGAGGCCGGCCTGTACGACCGCCGGGGCGTGGCCATGCTGCACCCCGCCAAACTCGCCTGGGGCCTCAAGCGCGCCTGTCTGCACCTCGGCGTCCGGGTCTACGAGCACACGCCCGCGCTGAACCTGAAGGCGTACGGCACCGGGATGGCCGTCCGCACCCCCTACGGCCAGGTCCGTACCCGGCAGGTGGCGCTCGGCACCAACATCTTCCCCAGCCTGGTCAGGCGCGTCCGCGCGTACACCGTCCCCGTCTACGACTACGCCCTGATGACCGAGCCGCTCACCGCCGAGCAGCTCGCGTCGATCGGCTGGAAGAACCGGCAGGGGCTCGGCGACTCGGCCAACCAGTTCCACTACTTCCGGCTCAGCGCCGACAACCGGATCCTCTGGGGCGGCTACGACGCGGTCTACCCGTACGGCGGCCGGGTGCGCGCCGAGTACGACGACCGGCCGGAGACCTACGCCAAGCTCGCCGGGCATTTCTTCACCTGTTTCCCGCAGCTGGAGGGCGTCCGGTTCACCCACGCCTGGGGCGGCGCCATCGACACCTGCTCGCGCTTCTCCGCGTTCTTCGGCACCGCCCACCAGGGCAGAGTCGCCTACGCGGCCGGCTACACCGGGCTCGGCGTGGGCGCCACCCGGTTCGGCGCGGACGTCATGCTGGACCTCCTCGCGGGGGAGCGCACGGAGCGCACCGAACTGGAGATGGTGCGCAAGAAGCCGCTGCCCTTCCCGCCGGAGCCGTTCGCCTGGACGGGCATCGCCCTCACCAAGTGGTCCCTGGCCCGGGCCGACTCCCACGCGGGCCGCCGCAACCTGTGGCTGAAGGCCATGGACCGGCTGGGGCTGGGCTTCGACAGCTGA
- a CDS encoding phosphatase PAP2 family protein, with product MRHTDPDGRPRTTPPVRGRPTTPSGRSVALLLLGGAPALLFALITWQVLARGPLARLDERLSDSLVHRGAPTQFLADLGNITVAVPVLALVLLFVAWRTRTTGRDHWWGPSAAAALLMALVPLWVVPLKELVARSGPPIMGPGTGFYPSGHTATAAVAYGAAVLLLRPWLRGVLVRRAVVVLAVVVNIGVGFGLVRQGYHWPLDVVASWCVCALLLSSLWFGVRRRHG from the coding sequence GTGCGGCACACCGATCCGGACGGCCGTCCTCGAACCACCCCCCCTGTTCGAGGACGGCCGACCACCCCCTCGGGCCGCAGCGTCGCTCTCCTCCTTCTCGGCGGCGCCCCGGCCCTTCTCTTCGCGCTGATCACCTGGCAGGTCCTCGCGCGCGGCCCGCTGGCCCGTCTGGACGAACGCCTCAGCGACTCCCTCGTGCACCGGGGCGCCCCCACGCAGTTCCTGGCCGACCTCGGCAACATCACGGTCGCCGTCCCGGTTCTCGCCCTGGTGCTCCTGTTCGTCGCGTGGCGCACGCGTACCACCGGTCGGGACCACTGGTGGGGGCCCTCCGCCGCCGCGGCCCTCCTCATGGCCCTGGTGCCTCTCTGGGTCGTCCCGCTGAAGGAGCTCGTCGCCCGGTCCGGCCCGCCGATCATGGGACCCGGCACGGGTTTCTACCCCTCCGGTCACACCGCGACCGCCGCCGTCGCGTACGGCGCCGCCGTCCTGCTCCTGCGGCCCTGGCTGCGCGGCGTGCTTGTGCGCCGCGCGGTCGTCGTCCTCGCGGTCGTCGTGAACATCGGGGTCGGCTTCGGCCTGGTGCGCCAGGGTTACCACTGGCCGCTCGACGTGGTCGCGAGCTGGTGCGTGTGCGCGCTGCTGCTCTCCTCGCTGTGGTTCGGGGTGCGGCGCCGCCACGGATGA
- the gabT gene encoding 4-aminobutyrate--2-oxoglutarate transaminase, which yields MSALPQERRVVTAIPGPKSQELQARRVAAVAAGVGSVLPVFTARAGGGIIEDVDGNRLIDFGSGIAVTSVGASAEAVVRRATAQLQDFTHTCFMVTPYEGYVAVAEALAELTPGDHAKKSALFNSGAEAVENAVKIARSYTKRQAVVVFDHGYHGRTNLTMALTAKNMPYKHGFGPFAPEVYRVPVAYGYRWPTGPENAGPEAAAQAIDQIAKQVGAENVAAIIIEPVLGEGGFIEPAKGFLPAIREFASANGIVFVADEIQSGFCRTGQWFACEDEGIVPDLITTAKGIAGGLPLAAVTGRAEIMDAAHAGGLGGTYGGNPVACAGALGSIETMKELDLNTRAKSIEATMKARLTAMAEKFDVIGDIRGRGAMIAIELVKDRTTKEPNPEATAALAKACHQEGLLVLTCGTYGNVLRFLPPLVIGDDLLGEGLDIIEQAFTRI from the coding sequence ATGAGCGCACTTCCCCAGGAGCGCCGCGTAGTCACCGCCATCCCCGGACCGAAGTCCCAGGAACTGCAGGCTCGTCGTGTCGCCGCCGTCGCGGCGGGCGTGGGGTCGGTGCTGCCCGTGTTCACCGCGCGCGCGGGCGGCGGCATCATCGAGGACGTCGACGGCAACCGGCTGATCGACTTCGGCTCGGGCATCGCCGTCACCAGCGTCGGCGCGAGCGCGGAGGCCGTGGTCCGCCGCGCGACCGCCCAGCTCCAGGACTTCACGCACACCTGTTTCATGGTCACCCCGTACGAGGGGTACGTCGCGGTCGCCGAGGCCCTCGCCGAGCTCACCCCGGGCGACCACGCCAAGAAGTCCGCGCTGTTCAACAGCGGCGCCGAGGCCGTCGAGAACGCGGTGAAGATCGCCCGGTCGTACACCAAGCGCCAGGCCGTGGTCGTGTTCGACCACGGCTACCACGGCCGCACCAACCTCACCATGGCGCTGACGGCGAAGAACATGCCGTACAAGCACGGCTTCGGCCCGTTCGCGCCCGAGGTGTACCGCGTGCCCGTGGCGTACGGCTACCGCTGGCCGACCGGTCCCGAGAACGCGGGCCCGGAGGCCGCCGCGCAGGCGATCGACCAGATCGCCAAGCAGGTCGGCGCCGAGAACGTGGCCGCGATCATCATCGAGCCGGTGCTCGGCGAGGGCGGCTTCATCGAGCCGGCCAAGGGCTTCCTGCCCGCGATCCGCGAGTTCGCCTCCGCCAACGGCATCGTCTTCGTCGCCGACGAGATCCAGTCCGGCTTCTGCCGCACCGGCCAGTGGTTCGCGTGCGAGGACGAGGGCATCGTCCCGGACCTGATCACCACCGCCAAGGGCATCGCCGGCGGTCTCCCCCTCGCCGCCGTCACCGGCCGCGCGGAGATCATGGACGCCGCGCACGCGGGCGGCCTGGGCGGCACCTACGGCGGCAACCCCGTCGCCTGCGCGGGCGCCCTCGGCTCGATCGAGACGATGAAGGAGCTCGACCTCAACACCCGGGCGAAGAGCATCGAGGCGACGATGAAGGCGCGCCTCACCGCCATGGCCGAGAAGTTCGACGTCATCGGTGACATCCGCGGCCGGGGCGCCATGATCGCCATCGAGCTGGTCAAGGACCGTACGACCAAGGAGCCGAACCCGGAGGCGACCGCCGCGCTGGCCAAGGCCTGCCACCAGGAGGGGCTGCTGGTCCTGACCTGTGGCACCTACGGCAACGTCCTGCGTTTCCTGCCGCCGCTCGTGATCGGCGACGACCTCCTGGGCGAGGGTCTCGACATCATCGAGCAGGCGTTCACCCGTATCTGA